In the Symphalangus syndactylus isolate Jambi chromosome 17, NHGRI_mSymSyn1-v2.1_pri, whole genome shotgun sequence genome, TTGGTTgcgttgcctttttttttttcttagtggggTTGGCCCCATGAAGTGGGTGCCCCATTCACTTCTCTGAGATCGAACGGACTGTGAATCCGCTCTTTGTCGGAAACTGAGCAAGCTGTGGCTTTTTTCCAACTCCGTGGGGCGTTTCTGACCTTAGTGTGGTAGGACCCTGGCGGGTGTGGCAGCAACTGCCCTGGAGCCCCAGCCCCTGCGCCCATCTGTGCTGTGCGCCCCACAGTAGACGTGCAGACGTCCCTGAGAGGTTCTTGAAGATGTTTATTTATATTGTCCTTTTTTACTGGAAGACGTATGCATACTCCATCGATGTTGTATTTGCAGTGGCTGAGGAATTCTTGTAcacagttttctttggctttacgAAGCCGATTAAAAGACCGTGTGAAATGAACCTTGCTCTGACAATTCCCTTGCATTGCACCACACACTCCTTGTTGCGGGCTCCTGCAGCCAGacctgagcagaaagaaggcgGAGAAGCAGCGGGTCTGCAAGCCTTCCCTGGGGCCTGCAGAGAGCTAGAAAGGGAGGCCCAGCAGACTGGCGCTGGTCAGGGTAGGGGAGCCAGGCGGGGGATGGGAGCGGGCAGCTCAGGGCTCAGGGCAGCCCTGGGAGGCTTCTGGCAGTGGTGGCCAGAGGGCTGGACTGTGCGGGCAGCTTAGCAGGGACAGTGGACGTGCACCCGATGCTGACCTGGACTGCCTCAGTCTAGAAGCAGGCCAGAGAGCGGAGGCACGTGGCATCCCAGGGCGACCTCAGACGGCCAGCCGGTTAGCTAGTTCTGCTGTTGCTTCACGAGTTCTGAGCGTTCTCTGCTAGCCTATGGAAGCTGCAGCCCTCGGAGGACAGAAGTGTTGTGCGCCCAACAGAACCCTCTGAGACGCAAGCTGCTCCCTTGGCTAGCTCATATGTGGAAATAGCCCTGTAATTCGAGGTAACTCCTTCCGCTCGTGTCCACATCCCTCTTGTCGAGAGCTCATTGAGTCATGTGCCCGGGGAATGTTCCTgtgactgttttttgttttaactttttttttttttaaacttttttttttttttttttttcttcaattaagCTGGAACTAAAGTCAGGCCCGGCCATTATGCTCCCCACGTGCAGCCAGGTGCAGCCTGGGCCCAGTCATGCCTGGCTCATAGATGAGGTCCCTTAAGCTTAGGATTGGAGACCAGTGAACGCCCCCGCCTTTTGGATTTTTTGCTTATCAATTGACCGTCTTTTCCAGACCTCTTAAGTCAGACTCTTAACTTAGCTTTCTCTGATGTCTGTTACAGCCATTAGTTTTTTTCTAGAGCCCACACTGGCCCACGTAGCTCCATCCCATGCGGGTAGCTGGCTCCGGCTGCGCCCCCAAGGTGCAGACCCGCCCTGGGCACACTGGCCTGTGATGGAGCCTGAGGTCACAGCCCCCTGACTAGCCTGAGACCTTCCTAGGGGCTGTGGCTGTTTCCGGGGAGGCCGGGAGGGGCAGCTGTGAGCCCCGTGGAGAACGTCGGGAGTAACGCTCCTTTGCTTTGGCAGGTTGAAGGGGCCCGGCCAGGACTCGGGGAAGGGTGGCCTGAGAGCAGCGATGACCTCTGGGGTCAGTGTCCCAGGAGGGACTTCACCTGGAACAAGAGCTGGAGGCAGCCGCTTGCCCCGGAGGCTTGTCCCCTGTAAGTGCTTTCGGTAAGAGTGGCATGTGGCGCTGAGCCCTGTCCCGGGGGCACCTGGGCGTTCCAGTGAGTCCTGCTCTCCCGCACCTGTGGCCCCGCGGCGGGCGCCTTTCGGTGTGTGCTGGGTGTAGGGCAGCGCCTCTCGGAAGCGCCGGGTACCCCACCTGGAACCCGGGCctgttctccctccctccctcctccttccaggaGGCGCTTCGCCAGTGAGGTGCGGGCTCAGGGCCTCGAGTCTCTCCTGGAGCACGGGCTGCGGTGCGCTGGCGGCTTACGGGGCGGCCAGTCCTTCCCACAACGATGTGGAGCCCTGTGAAAGTCGGATTCGAATAAAGGGCCACGTGTGCACCCAGAAAGCCGAGTCTGTGGTTTAGGGGGGGGTCTGTCGGCGGAGCGGGGCCACCGGGAGAAAAGCCTGCGGACCTCGGTTCAGCGCACGAGCGGGACCCGACAGGGAAAACTGCAAGGGTCATTGTCCAAGCAGTGACCGCGGGGGGCTCGTCACTGAAGGGGTTCGCAGCGCGGAGACTCCAGTCCCACGGGATCTGAGGCGCACTCGGCTTCAGGGGAGCGGCGGTCGCGCAGACACTTTCAGGCCCCGTCTTGTGCCGGGCCCCGGGTCCCCTGCAGCAGGCTGGGGACCGGGGCGCCTCCTTCCTGGGCCCTGGACACGGCCGAGGTGTCCTCAGTGTCCGTGAGGCCGGGGCAGGAGTGGTGGGGGCCGCCCCGAAGCGGGTGGGAATGAGCGGCCCGAGGTCCTGGGGTCGGCGTCCGCCCCGTCCCCCCGCTGCCAGCCCGATTTCCTCGGAAGCCGCACCCCCACACACACCGGGCTGGCAATCCTGGGCTCCCCCTGCTGCGCCTTGCCCGGGGCTCCGTCCTGACCCCTTGGAGCGGGTCGGCCAAGCAAGCTCAGCGGCGGGCGCGCGGGGCACTGTGGGTAGCGCCGAGGCTCACGAGGCGGGGCCCGGCATCAAGCTCCGCCTCCGCATCCCATTGGACAGCATCGCCTCCGCGCGCCTGACTGACAGCGCGCATAGGGGCGGGGCGCCGCCACCGCTTCCGCCGGGCCATGGGGCCGCGCGTGCTGCAGCCGCagtcgctgctgctgctgctgctcctgctggcGCTGCTGCTAGCGGCGCTGCCGTGCGGTGCCGAAGAGGCCTCGCCGCCGCGCCCCGCGCAGGTCACGCTGTCGCCGCCGCTGGCCGTGACGAACGGGAGCCAGCCGGGCGCGCCACACAACAGCACGCACGCGCGTCCGCCGGGGGCGTCGGGCTCGGCGCTGACGCGCTCCTTCTACGTGATCCTGGGCTTCTGCGGCCTGACCGCGCTCTACTTCCTGATCCGGGCGTTCAGGTGCGTCGGGCGCACGCGGGCGACGTCTCCCAGCCGTAGCCAATTAGCGCGCGCCTAGTGCGTCATGTGCCGGGCCGCGGGGTCCTCCCCTCACTGCTGGAGTGGGCGTGGGCGGCGCTGTGCGGGGTCGTCACGTGGTGTGGGCGGTGCAGGGGCCACGGGACTCACTGCGCCTGGGGTTTGAGGTGTCCAGCGCCGCCGCCTCCTAACTCGGGGGTGACGCTGTCCGTTTCCCAGGTGGAGCCACTGAAGCCGGAGCATGCCGGGCAGGGGTCAGGCCCTGGCGGGGCGAGGGGTCCTCCTTGTCTCCTTGTCGCCGGATGCCGGTCCTCGCTCTCATCTTTCCGCCTGCCGCCACGGCCTTTCCGTGGGGTCCCGATTATTGTCCCTTGTGCTTCTACCCACTGAAGCTGGGCCGTCGCCAGGGTCGGCTGCGTGCCGCCTTGGGTGCTCCCACAGCCCGGGAGGTACAGCTGCGTCCCCAGACCCTCGCGGGGGCCTCCAGCTATAGGCAGGCCCTGGGCAGGAGGGGCTCTTGCCTCTTGAGGCCACCCCGGCTTCCCTGGCCTGTGGGTCCAATCTCTTCTGGGCTCCTGACTACCCACTGTGGCTGCTTGTCCCGGGTGGGAGCGACACAGCGAGGATCTTATCCCTCCCCATCACCACCCTGGCAAAGTCAAGccgctttttattttttatataagtttttattgtagcgatggggtctcgCCGTGTTACCCgcgctggtctgaactcctgggctcaagtgatccttcgtcgtcggcctcccaaagtgctagcattatagATGTGAGCACCTGCGCCCCGCCATGCTGCTTTTTATGGGCCCTGTGCAGAGTCTcctctgtgctccacacctcttcCTGTGGAAGCACCTGCTGCGCgctctcctctgcctccctggctgctGGGGCCACCAGGGGCTTGGCCCTGAGACAGCTTTCCATTCTGTTGTCTTTGGCAAAGTCTCACCTCTGTGTGAGCCTCAGTCTTTTCATCAATGTAATGGGAGTGACATCAGCGTGCCTCTCCTGGGGTCCTGGCGCAGGGGAGATGGGAGGGCCTGCTAGGGCACGTGTCTTCTTACTGTCATCGCCATGGGAGTGAATGGTAATCACTTGGCGATTAGGACATGAAAGAAACAGGCACAGCAGAACCAGGGAGGTCTGCAGCAGGGCTCGGGGGTCCAGTAGAGGACGGCAATGAGGGTCCTGAGGGAAGGAGGAGGTAGGGTTGGCGGGGAAGGGCCATTGACTATGCCTGGACCTACTTCCAGGTTGAAGAAGCCTCAGCGGAGGCGATACGGCCTCCTTGCCAACACTGAGGACCCCACCGAGATGGCCTCGCTGGACAGCGACGAGGAGACGGTCTTTGAGTCCCGGAATCTGAGATGGTGTGCACCCTTCCCCAGCTCTGGGGCCTGGGTGGGCAGGCTGGGCTGGAGACTCAGCAGGACCTGGGGACTTGGCGAAGCGATGGAGTGGTCCCTGCAATCACAGCTGACAGCGGTAGTCAGGCCCCGGCGCCCCTGGGCAGGGCTCATCCCTTCTCCCAGCCTCcatttacaacttttttttttatttaaatgtttgtttgtttatttatttatttatttatttttgagacagagtctcgctctgtcgcccaggccggagtgcagtggcgcgatctcggctcactgcaagctccgcctcccgggttcacgccattctcctgcctcagcctgagtagttgggactacaggcgcccgccaccacgcccggctaattttttttgtatttttagtagaaacggggtttcaccgtggtctggatctcctgatctcgtgatccgctcgcctcggcctcccaaagcgctgggattacaagcgtgagccaccgcgcccagccttatttatttatttttgaggtggagtggCGCGatcccaactcactgcaacctccgcttccgggGTTGAGGCAATTTTCCTGccacagcttcccgagtagctgggattacaggcatccaccaccacgcctgcctttttgtatttagtagagatggggtttcaccacgttggccaggctggttgccaactccttacctcaggtgatccgcctgcctgggcctcccaaagagctgggattacaggtgtgagccaccgcacctgacctaagttttgttttgttttgttatggagtttcgctcttgttgcccaggctggagtgaaatggcgcgatctctgctcactgcaacctctgcctcccaggttcaagcaattctcccatctcaacctcctgagtagctgggattacaggtgctcaccactacacccggctaagttttgtagttttagtagagacagggtttcaccatgttggccaggctggtctcgaactcctgacctcaggtgatctgcccgcctcggcctcccaaagtgctgggattacaggcgtgagccaccgtggtcAGCCTTCTTGCTTCTTTAAGACAGGAAAGCGGCTGCAGGGCTTAGGGTAGTGGGTGCTCGATCTGGGCCCCTCCCTGAGGGATGAGGTGTAAGTCAGGTGGAGAATTGACTGCAGGATGCTTCTGAGCGGGCAGGGTCAGGGAGGGCCTCTTCCTGGTGTGTAATGGGACTGGCTTCTGGAAGAGTGTCTCAGGCCGAGGGAACAGCAGGGACAGAGACCGGGTTGGGCAGATGCCGGGCGGGACTGGGGTAGGCCTGGGCATCAAGGCAGGTGTCAGGGGTTAGCAGGGTTCTGGGCAGGGAATGATGGGTATGTTGCGCTGCAGTGTGGCTGCTGGGGGAACCttggcctgttggggggtggcaGGCATGGAGGCTGGGAGACCAGGAGACAGGGCAGCCTCTGGGGACAGCTGATTTTTTGAGCCCCCAGGGAAGGAGGCATTGGGATCCCTCCCCATGGTCTGACTCCATCCTGGGAACCCCTCCCAGGTTTCTTCTGCCTCCTGGCTGGGGACCCCTTCACCCAGGGTGGGCAGTTGAGCAGGACCCAGGAGGCCAGGGGAGGGAGGCTAGGCCCTGGTGGACTGAGGGGCCTGGACAGGCTGCCTGTCCCTGCCTGACCTGGGTGAGCCTCTGCCCGGCAGGGTGGGCCCTTCACGCCTCACCTCTCACCCTTGACCCCCTGCTTTCAGATGCTGAGCCAGGGAGGCGGCCTTTCCAGCAGCCACGAGGGAAGGACAGGAGATGGGGCCCACCCCAGTGCCCAGCAACCCCCTGCTCCACCGCTCATTCCTCTGCTGGCCCCAGGGCTGGTCTCACCCAGTGCCAACCCGAGAGCTCCTTTTGGAACCTGCGCAACCCGCCTGCCTGCTGCCACCTGAGCCCACCGCCGGACCATGCAGCCTCGCCTCCTGGATGCTGCCCCAGCCTGGCTGAGGGTCCCAGGTGAAGACCGGAGGGGCCCCAAGAGCCACTGCCCAGGACGCCGAGGCTCCCTTGCCTGACTGTGACTTGTGCCTCTCTCCTGCCCCCGCGGGGAATGGCAGCCCAGAGCCAAGGCTGGGTGGGCAGGTGACCCGAGGAACCTTTCTGGGAACACCTTCTCGCTGGGCTGGGAACAATAAATGCAGCCATGTCTCTGCAGCTGGTGCTGACCCCATGCCACCTCTAGACCCGTGCGTACCGGTGCAGCCAGTGTGGGGGTGGGTGACGGAGCAGGGCTCAAGCCAGCCTCGGTTCCCCATCCGCGACCATGCTTGGGTTCTCCAGCTTGCTCCCAAGTGAGGAACCCATCTCCAGCTGCCTGGGATGAGGCCTTGCCTGTCAGCATCTCTCTTCCTAGAGAGAACTCCTATTCATCCATCAAAGCCCCTGCTCCAGGGCCCCCTCCTCTATGCCATCTCTTCAGCCTGGGTCTCATGGGCCCTGCCCTAGAGGATCCCCACATCACCCTCATGGAGATCTCTGGCAATGATTCCAGGGAGCCCCAGAGCTCTGCTGTAGGAGGCTGGAGTTCCCTGCGGCCTGGGCCCCCGTGCCTGACACTCCTTCCGCATCTGCCTCCTGTGGAACTTGGAGCCTGAGACCCCATCCCGGGCAAGGTGCTTAATCAGCTTCCCTGGGGCCTTGTTCTTCCTGCAGGGGACTGTGTCTGGGTGGAGTCCAGCTCTGGCCTGTCATCCTGTCCCCCATGAGGTTAGCCTTGGAGAGACCGTGGTGCGTGGGTACCCACAGCCTGAGGTCTCCCACAGGCAACCTGTCTGAGCCGCCACTACCCTGTCATGAGGAGGAGCTGCCACCAGGTGGCAGCCTTGGGCCGCCCAGTCCCCTGGCTGTCTCCCCGGTCCTAACCCTTCGTGTGGGAAAGCGAGTCCAGCCCATTTGTCACTCCACTTCCTGAGCCCACGGTGTCCTCACATCCACCAGGGGATGGGCAGTCCCCCAGGTTTGCGTCTTGCATACCTGCCGACCCTCCCTGTCTGCCGCCAGGGTTGGGAGGGGCTGTCTCCACTGGGGGCCAGGCTATCGCCCCCCTCAGACCAGGGTCCCCTGTCCTGGTACTGTCTGTTCCCTTGGGCGTGTCCGTCTGACCAGGCCTGCCAAGACTTGCTCACATTTCTCCTTCCCCCTCCAGTGCCCCGGGTCCTTCTCTGCCCCAGCCTCAGCTGCCGCTTCCAGGAAGTCCTCCCTGATTGCCCACCCCAGCCTGTTCTTAGGGGAATCCTGCAGGGAAAGTTGTGGAAGCAACCCTCAAAGTGAGGGCAGAGCCCGAGGGAGGCCCCCGAGACTGCAGGTGGGGAGGGCAGCTTGGCTCAGCTGGCTGTGTGTGGGACTGGGGACAAGCAGGTCATACCTATGCCCCGGGCTCTGCTGTTCCCCATCTGTCTGGCTGTTGCGTCTGTCTCCAAACTCTCCCGTTTGCATCTCTCCATCTGCCTCCTTTGTCTCTGTCCATCTCTATCTCCATGTCTGACCCTCTGGGATGCGCTTTTAACAGGCGCGGAGACACCGGCCCCGGCCCCCACCCTGTGATCTGCGCCCCCCCGTCCCACAGCTCTGAGCGCTTTCACCAGCTTCAAAAGGCACATTAATTACtctaatgaggtcaggagagacCCACGCTCTGCCATCCGGAGTCGGAACATGCCGCAGCCCCCAGCCCAGCCGCCGCCCCCTCGAGCAGGGAGAGGGGCTCTGCTGCCTCCGTCCCCTCTGCCTGTGAGGGCCCGTCAGCCGCGCTGCGCCCCGCGTTGGTGCAAAGTAATTGGCAGCCCCCCAAGGTTAATGCACTGTTAGCTGGGGGTGCTCCCGGGCTCAGAGCCGGAGAGGGGCCTGTCAGCGAGAAATGAAAGGCCCCAGGTCCCGGCTGGTGCTCAgcctgtgtgtgtgcgcgcgtgtgtgtgccCGTgggagtgcgtgtgtgtgcggGTGCCTGGGAGCCTGGGGGAGCGGGCAGTGGCTTCCTCCACCTCTCCCATGCAGACACGCAGGCACAGGCACTAACAAAATACAGCCTTGTAGACACATGCTAAGCAACGCGGACAGTTCCATGGATGGGACGGCCGCAGCCCCGCGGGACACGCAATCACACACATGGGTGTGACCTGCTCAGGTCCTAAACCCCCACCCTTGCCCCTTGGTGTGCCCACTGGACAAGCAGCATATCAGGTCCCTGCCTCTGGGTGGGGGGTCTCTGCTTCAGCAGCGGGTCCGGCCCACGCTGGAGTCCAGTGGACTCACTGCGCGGCTTCTCTGCTTGTGAAATAGGGACGGGTGGGCGCTGGGGATGTGGCCTCAAAGGCGGGATGTGTTGGGTTCTTTGCAGCGCCGGCTTGTGTCCGCAGCTTGAGGCACGACGTTCGTCCTGGGGAGATAGAGACAGAGCTCCTCTGCCGCGCTGGTGCCAGGGTGTCCCAAGGATGCGGCCCCATGTGCCAAATCACAGTCACTCGGGTTGGCAGGCGACGGAGGGCTCTGTGCCTCTTCTAGGGGTGCTGAGACCCCTGTACCCTCGATTCCCCACCTCCAGGGATCTCACCCCCAGGTGCCCATCTCCTCTGTGGGGGGCCTGAGCCACCACTGCCCCCACATTAAGGCCACTGATGTCCCCGTCCCAGGCCAGCCCCTGAGAAGCACCCAGTGCTTTGTTGTGGGACACAAAACCACACGTGGCTGTTCACGTTACTTCATTAAGTTACATCAAACTGAAGGTCCAGGTCCTCAGTCGCCGTGGGGAGAGGTCTGGGGTCTCAGTCACTGTGGGGAGCCAGAGGCTCCTGCTCTGGACAGCGATTGGTGGAGGCAGGGACATTTCCTTTGTCTTGGGAAGTTCTGGACGCTGGTGGTGTCTGTACACTGGAGAACGGGTCTGTGTTCAGGCCCCGGACCTGAAGGTGGgatgagggagagaggaaggaggaggaagggaaggggggggagggagggaacagAGTGTGAAGGAGAAGGATGTGAATGGAGAGGAAagatgggaggagagagggaggaaggagggaaggggaggagggagaggagggtgcagaggatgggggaagggggcaggagggtgtgaaggggaaggagggaggagggaggggagagttgGGAAGGGGAGGATGGTgtaaaagaagagagggagagaggaaggaagggagggggtaTTAAGGGGGAAGAGagtgggaagggggaggagggaggggagggtagtatgaagggggaaggaaggaggagggaggggaggagggtgggaaggggaggaaggagagagggagagaagagggaggggaaggtgtgaaggaaggagaggggatgagggaggggaaaggtgtgaagggaaggagggaggggaggagggtgtgaagggaggagggaggggaggagggagggaggagagtgggAAGGATGGgaactggggaggagggaggagggtgagctGGGAACGGGGCTGTGCCTGTTCTTTTCCACCACTGGCTGCAGGGATTGCAGGAATCTTGGGTCAGGGGGTGGGGATTTTCATGTTATCCGCTGGAGAAAgggatacatttttattttcagggaCAGTGACCCAGCCCAGGGGAACTGCCCCGACCCCTGGGCTAAGTGCAGACCCCAGCTCCGTGCTTCGCAGGTGGGCCGATGGACAGCGGTCGGGCTCCCACCCAGAGTGGAGCCTGTGACCTGCCCAGGCCCCAGCGCCCCGTGACCCCTGCCGCCTGATCCTTGCCTAGCTGAGATGGGGCTTCTGAAGGCTGCTGGCAGCAGGGCAGGCAGCGGATTGGGTCCAATTTATTCTGTAATGAGAAATTCTCCCCGCATATTTTTAGCTTCCTCCTGGCGTCGCGGCCTTTGAAGGCTGAGGGGCTGCGGGGCACTGATCCCAAGCCCTGTGGCCTGGCCCTGTGGGCAGTGGGTGCTGGGCGCAGGCTGGACAAGCCCCTTCCTGAGTCTGGGTAGAGCCCAGGCCCAGGAGTGCACAGCAGGGGGCGGGGCCAGACCCCATGACGCCCTTTACTGGCTCATGGCCAGGGGCTGCCGGCGACCCTGGATAACCCTGACCTTGGCTGACCCCTGTTCCCAGAGTGAGCCTGATCTCTGACCCTTGGCTCCACAAGAAGCTGACTCTGACCTCCGGCCGCGGCCGCGTCCCAAAGCTGggacagctcccagccccaggagGGAACAGGGCTTCTTGGGCCCCCACAGTGGTCCCCCTGCGACACGGGTTTGCCGGGGCAGCCTTGCCCAGGGCCAGGCCTCAGAGACgccctgccctctcctcccctccccgggTCCTTCCTCTAGGAGCGGCCAGCGGGCTCGGGGAGGTTGAATGGGGGACGCACCGCCTTTGTTCCCGTCCCTGCTTGGGCTCTGACCTTGAGAGAGAGACAAGAACAGAAGGAAAACGGAGCTTCTGCTCAAATCCGCTCAGcggtggcggtggcggcggcTCTCGCCTTGGTGGCCCCTGCATGCAAATGAGTGGCCCTGCCATGCCTGGGCGGAGGTGGTGCCCTTCCAGCTCCCACCTGTGCAGGTCCCAGTCCTGGTTTGAGAAGAGACCCCCTCCTCCCGACCCAGGCCCACCCCTCCTCACCCATGAGATCCCTTGAAGCAGGAGGGGGCTTCTGGTCCCAGGGCAGAAGGAAGCTTCCAGAACTCCCACCTTTTCCAGGTGGCATGCTGGGGCTGGGCACGCCAAGACCCCAGGATCACGGCCCCTTGTCCTGTGCTTGGGTGCAGCCGCCGCACCTCTGCTCTGAAGGTGCTCACCTCCGGGAGTGGCCATCCCTCTCCCTAAAAGAGCCCGACCAGACCTAGCCGCCCGGGATGCTTCTCCAGCCTGCCTGGGCTGCAGAGCCTTGTGTGGCTAGAACCCCAGGCCCTCACTCAAGGGGCGCTGAGAGAGTCTGTCTAGAGGGCCTGGCTGATGACTTAgggcctgcctcagccaccacctGGGACAGGTTCCCACCCTCCACTGAAGAGACACCCGGCCAGCCCTGGGCCTTCAACCTGGATGTCTGTAGTGGGGTCAGGGGATGAGACCTGGAGCTCAGAACAGATGGGCTGAGCTCCCTGGAGGGGAGAGAACTGAGAACCTTGTCCTGGCAGGGACGCTAGAGCACTGGGTGGGACAGACCTTCCTGGAAGAGCAGGATTTTAACAGGAAGAAAAAGTGGAAGGACTTCCCAGCAGGACCCAGCCTGAACAAAGGTCGGGTGGTGTGGCCTGCTGgggagtggggggaggagggcaCGCAGGAGACACAGGACAGAGCTCACCACGTCTCAGAGCTGTGGGGCGGTGGTGGGTCCCGTCCCCACCCCAGTTTGCTGGGGCACAGGTTAGCTTGCCCATCTCTGGGTTCATGGTCCCTGCTAGGAGTTTGGGTAATGCCTCACACAGGGACCTTCAGGTCCAAGGGCTGTTGGTGTTTGCACTGCAGTTCCCTCTCCTGCACTGGGTCTGGTGAATGAAACTAATTCAGAGAGGTACAACACGATCTGGGCATCGCCAGCAAAGTCCAGCCAGCACTTGATGACAGCCTACCCTCCACAAGCTCAGAGTCTGGTGAGGGAGGCT is a window encoding:
- the FAM174C gene encoding protein FAM174C, which gives rise to MGPRVLQPQSLLLLLLLLALLLAALPCGAEEASPPRPAQVTLSPPLAVTNGSQPGAPHNSTHARPPGASGSALTRSFYVILGFCGLTALYFLIRAFRLKKPQRRRYGLLANTEDPTEMASLDSDEETVFESRNLR
- the LOC134733280 gene encoding uncharacterized protein, translating into MATPGGEHLQSRGAAAAPKHRTRGRDPGVLACPAPACHLEKVGVLEASFCPGTRSPLLLQGISWGPPRREPPPPPPLSGFEQKLRFPSVLVSLSRARPQGLGSVPRSPSAFKGRDARRKLKICGENFSLQNKLDPIRCLPCCQQPSEAPSQLGKDQAAGVTGRWGLGRSQAPLWVGARPLSIGPPAKHGAGVRGLNTDPFSSVQTPPASRTSQDKGNVPASTNRCPEQEPLAPHRRTSCLKLRTQAGAAKNPTHPAFEATSPAPTRPYFTSREAAQ